The following are from one region of the Streptomyces rubrogriseus genome:
- a CDS encoding alpha/beta fold hydrolase, whose amino-acid sequence MTKHRQETVRAGELDVGLLDSGDGVPLLLVHGGESDRTQFATLRAGLGPGIRAISYDQRDSGITVNPPVPYTPEVLADDLVALLDALGLARAHLLGTSFGGAVAQHAARRHPERVASLVLVATTPSYAMGSAAIDELLEMSHEDRQQAAADFFFTPRGQAEQRARPAGTLTRRTPEQSVRRHDAARRHEIRHGLGDIAAPTLIVHGTQDRLAPYEGALLMERRIPNAELCPIEGGRHGIAVEFADTVAHRVREFLGVNGHG is encoded by the coding sequence ATGACCAAGCACCGGCAGGAGACCGTACGAGCGGGTGAACTCGACGTCGGGCTCCTCGACAGCGGCGACGGCGTGCCCCTCCTGCTCGTCCACGGCGGGGAGAGCGACCGCACCCAGTTCGCCACGCTCCGCGCGGGGCTCGGCCCGGGGATCAGGGCGATCTCGTACGACCAGCGCGACTCCGGGATCACCGTGAACCCGCCGGTTCCCTACACGCCCGAGGTCCTCGCCGACGACCTCGTCGCCCTGCTCGACGCCCTGGGGCTCGCTCGGGCGCACCTGCTGGGCACCTCCTTCGGCGGCGCCGTCGCCCAGCACGCCGCGCGCCGGCACCCCGAACGGGTGGCGTCCCTCGTCCTGGTCGCCACCACGCCGAGCTACGCGATGGGCAGCGCGGCGATCGACGAACTCCTGGAGATGTCCCACGAGGACCGGCAGCAGGCGGCCGCGGACTTCTTCTTCACGCCCCGGGGCCAGGCCGAGCAGCGTGCCCGGCCGGCCGGGACGCTCACCCGCCGCACCCCCGAGCAGAGCGTGCGCCGCCACGACGCCGCCCGCCGGCACGAGATACGGCACGGCCTCGGGGACATCGCCGCACCCACCCTGATCGTGCACGGCACGCAGGACCGGCTGGCGCCCTACGAGGGCGCCCTCCTGATGGAACGACGCATCCCGAACGCCGAGCTGTGCCCGATCGAGGGCGGACGCCACGGGATCGCGGTGGAGTTCGCGGACACCGTCGCCCACCGGGTGCGCGAGTTCCTCGGGGTCAACGGTCATGGCTGA